The region CGTCGCCAGCGGGCTGCTGGATGTCGTGATCGTCGTGGGCGTGGAGAAGATGACCGACCAGAAGGGTGCCGTTACGACGGCGGGCCTGGCCATGGCTGCAGACGCCGAATACGAGGTCGTCAACGGCATCTCGTTCGTCTCGCTCAACGCGCTCCTGATGCAGCGGTACATGCACGAGTACGGCGTCCAGCACGAAGACTTCGCCGGATTCCCCATCAACGCCCACAAGAACGCGGCCACGAATCCCTATGCCATGTTCCGGAAGCCGATCTCGCTGGAGACGTTCAAGCGGGCGCGGATGGTCGCGGCCCCCATCAACCTGATGGACTCGTCGCCGGTGGCCGATGGCGCGGCAGCCGTGGTGCTGGCTCCGTCCGAGGTGGCCCGAAGGTTCCAGCCCGCATCCGTGCGCATCATCGGCTCGGCCAATGCCACGGACTCGCTGGCCGTCCACGACCGACGCGACCCGCTGTTCCTGAGCGCGGCTGCGCTGTCGGCGCAGAAGGCCTATCGCCAGGCGGGCATCGGGCCGAACGACGTGGACTTCTTTGAACTCCACGACGCATTCAGCATCACGGCGGCGCTCTCGCTGGAGGCGGCGGGGTTCGCCGAGCGCGGGCGCGGCGTGTACCTGGCGAAGGACGGCGAAATCGCGCTGGACGGCCGCATCCCCATCTGCACGTTCGGGGGGCTGAAGGCGCGCGGACATCCGGTCGGCGCTACCGGTGTGTACCAGATCGTGGAGGCCGTGCTGCAACTACGCCATCTGGCAGGACCCAATCAGGTGAAGAACGCGCGAATCGGCATGACGCAAAACATCGGCGGCAGCGGCGCCACCGTTATCACTCACATCCTGGCTGCCGAAGGGTAGCCCATTTTCCGGAGGTACAAATCCATGGCCATTCCTCAAAACTGGAGATTGCAGCATCAGCGATACCGCCTGACTGGCGAAGTGTGCCACACGTGCGGGGCCAAACTGTTCCCGCCGCGCGATGTGTGCCCCGAATGCGCCAAGCCCGCCTACGAGCCGTTCCAGTTCGCGGGCAAGGGCGAGGTGTATTCGTTCACCGTTCTGTCGGATGCGCCGGCGGGATACGAAGCCTACGAGCCCTATCCGGTGGCGCTGGTGAAACTGCAAGAGGGCCCGCTGGTAACGGCGCAGTTGACCGACGTGGACCCGCAGGATGTGCGCATCGGCATGCCTGTGGAGATGGTAACGCGGAAACTGACCGAGGACGGCGACGACGGCCTCATCGTGTACGGCTACAAGTTCCGGCCTGTGCTGAAGGCCGCCGCCAACGGCTAGGGTTTGGCCGCGTCGGGCATTGGAACCCGACCTACGGCCAGGTATGGAAACCTGGCCTACGTTGGAGGAGGCGTGTAGGGCGGCTATCCCTAGCCGCCGGTCGGGTATGGGAACTCCTACCACGGCCAGGTATGGAAACCTGGCCTACGTTGGAGGGGGCGTGCAGGGCGGCTATCCCTAGCCGCCGGTCGGGGACGGGAACTCCGACTACGGCCAGGTACGGGAACCGGACCTACGGGTTGCG is a window of Chloroflexota bacterium DNA encoding:
- a CDS encoding thiolase domain-containing protein, producing MRDVSIIGIGQTEVGEHWGKSLRHLAGDAVLAAMRDAGIERADALYVGNMLSGELNGQEHLGALIADFVGLRGVEAVKIEAACGSGAAAVRMGYLAVASGLLDVVIVVGVEKMTDQKGAVTTAGLAMAADAEYEVVNGISFVSLNALLMQRYMHEYGVQHEDFAGFPINAHKNAATNPYAMFRKPISLETFKRARMVAAPINLMDSSPVADGAAAVVLAPSEVARRFQPASVRIIGSANATDSLAVHDRRDPLFLSAAALSAQKAYRQAGIGPNDVDFFELHDAFSITAALSLEAAGFAERGRGVYLAKDGEIALDGRIPICTFGGLKARGHPVGATGVYQIVEAVLQLRHLAGPNQVKNARIGMTQNIGGSGATVITHILAAEG
- a CDS encoding Zn-ribbon domain-containing OB-fold protein, with the protein product MAIPQNWRLQHQRYRLTGEVCHTCGAKLFPPRDVCPECAKPAYEPFQFAGKGEVYSFTVLSDAPAGYEAYEPYPVALVKLQEGPLVTAQLTDVDPQDVRIGMPVEMVTRKLTEDGDDGLIVYGYKFRPVLKAAANG